TGAATGATCGGTTTGTCGTCATATTGAAAATTGACGTCCTTCGCTTCGAGCACCAGCCGACCGGATTTCTCGGCGTCTTGTACTTGAATCTTCGCGGTTCCGACAGCCGTCCGGCGAGCGGCACGTTGACGGCGGAGTTCCTGCAATGCTCTCACGCGGCCTTCGTTCCGAGTCCGGCGGGCTTTGATGCCGGTGCGAATCCAGGCTTCTTCCTGGGCCAGTTTCTTGTCGAAGAGTGCTTCCTGCTGCGCTTCTGCTTCGAGAGCGGCTTCTTTGCGTTTGACGAACGTGTCGAAATCGCAAGTCCAATCAAACAGCCGGCCACGCTCGAGTTCGACGATCCGAGTGGCGAGTTTCTGCATGAACACACGGTCGTGGGTGATGAAGATCAACGTGCCGGCAAATCGGCTTAGAAAATCTTCCAGCCAGGTGATCGACTCGACATCCAAGTGGTTCGTCGGTTCGTCGAGCATCAGCACGTCTGGCTCAGTCACAAGAGATTGCCCGAGAAGCACGCGACGTTTCATCCCCGAGGAAATCGACTCGAACGGCATCTCGGGGTCGAGACCGAGCCAACCGATGATGCGTTCCATCCGGCTTTCGAGTTCCCAACTCGGGGTTTGATCGTTGGTGTTTTCCAAGCCGATCGCCACGATATCCCGAATTGAACCACCGCGACCGGGTGGCACTTCTTGGATCATGCGGGCTGTTCGGAGGTTCTTCTGCCGTTTGACCTGTCCATCATGCGGTGTTGATTCGCCATCGAGGAGTTTGAGCAACGTCGACTTGCCCACGCCGTTACGGCCGAGCAGGGCAATCCGTTCGCCATGTTCGATCCGCATCGTTACACCCTCCAACAACGGGGGGCCGCCGTAACCGATCGAAACATCTTCCAATGTGAGCAAAGCCATACGGATGCAAATCCAATCCAGAAATCGACAAATTGACGTGTCTTCCGAAATTTACGCAGTTCCGCCGCGAAACGGAAGTGGCGAGCAACACTCGACATGGTGGGAAATTGACGTTCGCCAAGTTAAAATCACAAATCCACCTTTCCAAACACCCTATTTTCAGAAAGTTTGCACATGCTTCCCACACGCAATTGGCTGCTTTGCCTCTCGTTGGTCGCTTGTCACGCCGTTGTCGCGACCGCTGATGACGGCATGATCTCGCTGTTCGACGGCAAGACGCTCGACGGCTGGACACAATACGGCGGCAAAGCCAAATACACCGCGAATGATGGTGTCATCGTCGGCACGTCGGTCCCGA
This portion of the Thalassoroseus pseudoceratinae genome encodes:
- a CDS encoding ATP-binding cassette domain-containing protein gives rise to the protein MALLTLEDVSIGYGGPPLLEGVTMRIEHGERIALLGRNGVGKSTLLKLLDGESTPHDGQVKRQKNLRTARMIQEVPPGRGGSIRDIVAIGLENTNDQTPSWELESRMERIIGWLGLDPEMPFESISSGMKRRVLLGQSLVTEPDVLMLDEPTNHLDVESITWLEDFLSRFAGTLIFITHDRVFMQKLATRIVELERGRLFDWTCDFDTFVKRKEAALEAEAQQEALFDKKLAQEEAWIRTGIKARRTRNEGRVRALQELRRQRAARRTAVGTAKIQVQDAEKSGRLVLEAKDVNFQYDDKPIIQDLSLKMMRGDKIGLLGPNGCGKTTLLRTLLGELEPQSGTIRHGTNLEVAYFDQLRNQIDEEKTVQDNVSGGAEMVSIGGKSRHIIGYLHDFLFSSERARSPARFLSGGERNRLMLAKLFTKPSNVLVLDEPTNDLDFETLELLESLLVDYTGSVLLVSHDRAFLNNVATSVLAFEGEGRFKEYDGGYDDWLRAQKDQTAAEAKPKNAQKSKSKPNKSAPQDKPKKLSFKENRELEELPQRIESLETEQAELQNSMTDPDFFRQDGGKVAEVSNRLEAIQTELQDAYARWEELEARAE